One part of the Sphingobacterium sp. LZ7M1 genome encodes these proteins:
- a CDS encoding DUF6814 family protein, protein MESIKKILGILWIALALLAAYFCIAKFGLPKIISGKQEDVVFGIIILFILTPIISIGLGVFGYFALRGEYQKEKM, encoded by the coding sequence ATGGAGAGCATTAAAAAAATATTAGGGATCCTTTGGATAGCTTTAGCGCTACTTGCGGCATATTTCTGCATTGCCAAATTTGGCTTGCCAAAAATTATTTCCGGAAAGCAAGAAGACGTTGTATTTGGGATTATTATTCTGTTTATCCTCACGCCGATCATCTCGATTGGCCTTGGAGTCTTTGGATATTTCGCTCTGAGGGGCGAATATCAGAAGGAAAAAATGTAA
- the rsmG gene encoding 16S rRNA (guanine(527)-N(7))-methyltransferase RsmG, whose amino-acid sequence MNPTVDIIYNYFPKLTETQKEQFAKLEELYPLWNDQINVISRKDIESLYLKHVLHSLAIGKFVGEFAPNTRVLDVGTGGGFPGIPLAILFPEVKFHLVDSIGKKIKVVREVAEGLGLTNVEADHIRAEQLDYKYDFVVSRAVTRLGDFIPWVRNKIEKQDKNGIPNGILYLKGGDLKEEIKEARVKAELHPISSYFKEDFFDTKYVMYIPM is encoded by the coding sequence GTGAACCCTACTGTCGACATTATCTATAACTACTTCCCGAAACTGACGGAAACCCAGAAAGAACAATTTGCCAAATTGGAAGAACTATATCCCTTATGGAATGACCAGATCAATGTGATCTCCAGAAAGGATATCGAAAGCCTGTACCTGAAACATGTGCTGCATTCCTTGGCAATAGGAAAGTTTGTGGGTGAATTTGCACCTAATACAAGAGTTCTAGATGTAGGTACCGGAGGTGGTTTTCCTGGAATCCCATTAGCGATCCTATTTCCAGAGGTTAAATTCCATTTGGTGGACTCTATCGGCAAAAAGATCAAGGTAGTTCGCGAAGTAGCAGAAGGTTTAGGCCTTACGAATGTCGAAGCAGACCATATCCGTGCCGAGCAATTGGACTATAAATATGATTTTGTGGTATCCAGAGCAGTTACCCGTTTAGGCGACTTTATTCCATGGGTAAGAAACAAAATTGAAAAACAAGATAAAAATGGTATTCCTAATGGCATCCTTTATCTGAAAGGTGGTGATCTGAAAGAAGAAATCAAAGAAGCCAGAGTAAAAGCTGAACTACACCCTATATCATCTTATTTCAAAGAAGATTTCTTTGATACCAAGTATGTGATGTATATCCCGATGTAA
- a CDS encoding MerR family transcriptional regulator codes for MPYKEREINKLYYTMGEVTEMFGVNASQIRFYEREFDILQPKKNKKGNRLFTQNDIANLKIIFNLVKDKGYTLQGAREFLRSNKNEARENQRIIESLEGLKSFLIEVRDSL; via the coding sequence ATGCCGTACAAAGAACGAGAAATAAACAAGCTGTATTATACCATGGGAGAAGTCACTGAGATGTTCGGTGTAAATGCATCTCAAATCCGTTTTTATGAGCGTGAATTCGATATTCTACAACCTAAGAAAAACAAAAAAGGGAATCGTCTATTCACCCAGAATGATATTGCGAACCTCAAGATCATCTTCAATTTGGTTAAGGACAAGGGTTATACCCTACAAGGAGCGCGTGAATTCTTAAGAAGCAACAAGAACGAAGCAAGGGAGAACCAAAGGATCATTGAATCTTTGGAGGGGTTAAAAAGCTTTTTAATTGAAGTGAGGGATAGTCTATAA
- a CDS encoding tRNA1(Val) (adenine(37)-N6)-methyltransferase: MGNIFQFKQFSVNQEHCAMRINTDGVLLGAFAEHTQADSILDIGTGTGVIALMLAQKYPKAKIWAVEIDKQASQRALENFQASPFQDRLSIVHSDIFHWKTELEFDLIVSNPPFYINSLHNPDQRKKVAKHTDVEFFKGLFNFAGSKLSVHGKLQIVVPTELLDFMVTEAKGNQLFLDQQTNMQSFVDSEPFRCILSFQRQEIKPELQTFVIYQERSQYSDAYKQILQPYFLAF; encoded by the coding sequence ATGGGGAATATCTTCCAATTCAAGCAATTTTCAGTTAATCAAGAACACTGCGCCATGCGGATCAATACCGATGGGGTGTTGTTGGGGGCCTTCGCTGAACATACGCAGGCCGATTCCATCCTAGATATTGGAACGGGTACAGGGGTAATAGCACTCATGCTGGCCCAAAAATATCCGAAAGCTAAAATTTGGGCTGTGGAAATCGATAAACAAGCCTCCCAAAGGGCATTGGAAAACTTTCAAGCTTCGCCCTTTCAGGATCGTCTTTCCATTGTGCATTCTGATATCTTCCATTGGAAGACAGAACTTGAATTTGACCTGATTGTCTCTAATCCTCCTTTTTATATCAATTCGTTGCACAACCCTGATCAAAGGAAGAAAGTGGCCAAACATACCGATGTGGAATTCTTTAAGGGTCTGTTCAATTTTGCAGGCTCAAAGCTTTCAGTCCATGGAAAATTGCAGATCGTGGTGCCTACGGAACTCTTAGATTTTATGGTAACTGAAGCTAAAGGGAATCAACTATTTCTGGACCAACAGACCAATATGCAATCCTTTGTTGATTCAGAGCCCTTTCGCTGCATACTGAGTTTCCAAAGACAAGAAATCAAACCTGAGCTGCAGACTTTTGTTATCTATCAGGAGAGATCCCAATATTCAGATGCCTATAAACAGATCTTACAACCTTATTTTTTAGCTTTTTAA
- the mtgA gene encoding monofunctional biosynthetic peptidoglycan transglycosylase, whose amino-acid sequence MAIKRSTSKNRKKQTKTSFGSTLKTKVLPWVIRGVIAFLVLTIIWVIALRFTNPPITYLMLKRGFERKADGKDWKLERKWLDYEDISNNLKRAALAGEDAHFMTHNGFDTQAIKEAFEKNKEGKRLRGGSTISQQTAKNVFLWPGRSWLRKGLETYFTVLIEVFWSKKRILEVYLNVIETGQGVYGAEGAAQYYFHKSAKSLTKKEAALIIAILPSPQKWDARRPSNYINRRANSIVRYMNYYSIPE is encoded by the coding sequence ATGGCAATCAAACGTTCTACCAGCAAGAACAGGAAAAAGCAAACCAAGACATCCTTTGGGAGCACACTGAAGACCAAGGTCCTTCCTTGGGTAATCAGGGGAGTGATTGCCTTTTTGGTATTGACCATAATTTGGGTCATTGCCCTACGTTTTACGAATCCTCCCATTACCTATTTGATGTTAAAAAGAGGTTTTGAGCGGAAAGCAGATGGTAAGGATTGGAAACTGGAACGCAAATGGTTGGATTATGAGGACATCTCAAACAACCTGAAGCGAGCTGCATTAGCTGGTGAAGATGCTCATTTCATGACGCACAATGGTTTTGATACCCAAGCGATCAAAGAAGCCTTTGAGAAAAACAAAGAAGGAAAAAGATTAAGGGGCGGAAGCACCATAAGCCAACAAACAGCTAAAAACGTATTCCTATGGCCTGGACGTTCATGGCTCCGCAAGGGTTTAGAAACTTACTTTACGGTACTGATTGAGGTCTTTTGGAGTAAGAAAAGGATCTTGGAAGTATACCTGAACGTGATAGAAACCGGACAGGGAGTTTATGGAGCTGAAGGGGCAGCCCAGTATTACTTTCATAAGTCGGCAAAAAGCCTGACCAAGAAAGAGGCTGCATTGATCATTGCCATCTTGCCAAGTCCACAAAAGTGGGATGCTAGAAGACCTTCTAATTATATTAATAGAAGAGCTAATAGCATCGTGAGGTATATGAATTACTATAGCATACCGGAGTAA
- the mutS gene encoding DNA mismatch repair protein MutS has translation MAKAKKQTPLMQQYNTIKAKYPGALLLFRVGDFYETFGEDAVKAAKILGIVLTKRGNGSESETALAGFPHHSLETYLPKLVRAGQRVAICDQLEDPKQTKTIVKRGVTELVTPGVSYNENIVQQKSNNYLASVFMDKQAVGVSFLDISTGEFLVAQGSVGYIDKLLQGFKPTEIILPKKQYKEFVEQFGSNYYTYTLDEWPYTGDYATENLLKHFEVNSMKGFGIDRMPIGIVAAGVALHYLNETEHRNLQHISNISRIEEDRYMWLDRFTIRNLELISSANENATTLSDVLDETSSPMGARLLKRWIVMPLKDEKSINERLQVVQDFYQDRNLRDQLVQEIKQVGDLERLISKIGLQKANPREIIQLKRALYAVEKLKELCQEQESESLKVIAEQLNPCLIIRDKIEQTVQAEPPVALNKGNVIADGVDPDLDKLRKVAFGGKDYLLEIQRRESEATGIPSLKIAFNNVFGYYLEVTNTHKDKVPAGWIRKQTLVNAERYITEELKEYEEQILGAEEKIQAIENRIYAELMLAIAEYIKPIQLNAQLLAKLDVLLNFAIIAEKNFYVRPDVNVGKNIDIKGGRHPVIEKNLPIGQDYITNDTFLDPEGQQIIIITGPNMAGKSALLRQTGLIVLMAQIGSFVPAKEASIGIVDKIFTRVGASDNLSSGESTFMVEMNETASIMNNLSDRSLILLDEIGRGTSTYDGISIAWAIAEYLHNHPSCRAKTLFATHYHELNELSTSMSRIKNFNVSVKEVNNKVIFLRKLVPGGSEHSFGIHVAKLAGMPPKLIGRAGEILKRLEQERTGGEKIKDSMRKIQKQAYQLQMFAIDDPVLEKIRDMLNNLDVNTLTPVEALMKLDEIQRLLKN, from the coding sequence TTGGCAAAAGCAAAGAAACAAACCCCTTTAATGCAGCAATATAATACCATCAAGGCCAAATACCCCGGTGCCTTATTGCTGTTTAGAGTTGGGGATTTTTATGAGACGTTTGGAGAAGATGCTGTTAAAGCAGCCAAGATTTTAGGTATCGTATTGACAAAGAGAGGAAATGGCTCTGAATCTGAGACCGCTTTAGCCGGTTTTCCCCACCATTCCCTGGAGACCTATCTGCCTAAATTGGTACGAGCTGGACAACGGGTAGCGATCTGTGATCAATTGGAAGATCCAAAACAAACCAAAACCATCGTAAAAAGAGGAGTAACTGAACTTGTTACACCTGGTGTTTCATACAATGAAAATATAGTCCAACAGAAATCTAATAATTACCTGGCTTCTGTATTCATGGATAAACAGGCGGTAGGGGTCTCCTTTCTGGATATTTCAACCGGTGAATTCTTGGTCGCCCAAGGTTCCGTGGGATATATCGACAAGCTTTTGCAAGGCTTTAAACCTACTGAAATCATCCTTCCAAAAAAACAATATAAGGAGTTCGTGGAACAGTTTGGTTCCAACTATTATACCTATACCTTGGATGAATGGCCATATACCGGTGATTATGCCACCGAAAACCTCCTGAAGCATTTCGAAGTCAATTCCATGAAAGGATTTGGTATCGACCGTATGCCTATCGGGATAGTTGCAGCTGGAGTGGCATTGCATTACCTCAATGAAACCGAACATCGAAACCTGCAGCATATTTCCAATATCTCCAGGATCGAAGAAGATCGATATATGTGGTTGGACCGTTTTACGATCCGTAACCTGGAACTGATCAGTTCAGCCAATGAAAATGCAACTACGCTTTCAGACGTGCTTGATGAAACTTCATCGCCAATGGGCGCCAGATTGTTGAAAAGATGGATCGTTATGCCACTGAAGGATGAAAAATCCATTAATGAGAGACTTCAGGTCGTTCAGGATTTTTATCAAGATAGAAACCTAAGAGACCAGTTGGTCCAAGAGATCAAACAAGTTGGCGATTTAGAAAGATTGATTTCTAAGATTGGACTGCAAAAAGCGAATCCCCGTGAAATCATCCAACTCAAAAGGGCCCTTTACGCTGTTGAGAAACTAAAAGAGCTTTGTCAAGAACAGGAATCGGAATCTTTAAAAGTTATTGCTGAACAGCTCAATCCTTGCCTGATCATTCGGGATAAAATCGAACAGACCGTTCAAGCTGAACCACCTGTTGCCTTGAACAAAGGGAACGTTATTGCTGATGGAGTGGACCCTGATTTAGATAAATTGAGAAAGGTAGCCTTTGGTGGTAAGGATTATCTCTTGGAAATTCAGAGACGTGAATCTGAAGCTACAGGTATTCCATCCCTGAAAATTGCATTTAATAATGTATTTGGCTATTACCTGGAAGTTACCAATACCCATAAGGATAAGGTACCTGCAGGTTGGATCCGTAAACAGACCCTGGTCAATGCTGAACGCTATATTACCGAGGAACTGAAGGAATATGAGGAGCAGATCTTAGGCGCCGAGGAAAAAATTCAAGCCATTGAGAACCGTATTTATGCAGAGCTTATGCTCGCTATTGCGGAATATATCAAACCGATTCAATTAAATGCCCAATTGCTTGCAAAATTGGACGTGCTCTTGAATTTTGCCATCATTGCGGAAAAGAATTTCTATGTAAGACCTGATGTCAATGTTGGAAAGAACATCGATATCAAAGGAGGAAGACATCCCGTTATTGAAAAGAATCTACCAATAGGGCAGGACTACATTACCAATGATACCTTTTTGGATCCCGAAGGTCAGCAGATCATTATCATTACAGGGCCAAACATGGCCGGTAAGTCGGCTTTACTGAGACAGACTGGATTAATTGTGCTGATGGCGCAGATCGGTTCCTTTGTGCCTGCTAAAGAGGCATCTATTGGTATCGTGGATAAGATATTCACCCGTGTTGGAGCATCGGATAACCTTAGCTCTGGAGAATCTACCTTTATGGTGGAAATGAACGAGACGGCAAGTATCATGAACAACCTGTCTGACCGTAGTTTGATCCTGTTAGATGAAATTGGCCGTGGTACCAGTACCTATGATGGTATCTCCATTGCATGGGCCATTGCGGAATATCTGCACAACCATCCTTCCTGCCGGGCAAAAACTTTATTTGCCACCCATTACCATGAATTGAATGAATTGAGTACTTCCATGTCTCGGATCAAGAACTTTAATGTGAGTGTGAAGGAAGTCAATAATAAAGTGATTTTCCTTAGAAAGCTGGTTCCAGGTGGCTCTGAACATAGTTTCGGTATACATGTGGCTAAATTAGCAGGTATGCCTCCAAAACTGATCGGACGTGCTGGGGAGATCCTTAAACGCCTGGAACAGGAAAGGACCGGCGGAGAAAAGATCAAGGATAGTATGCGTAAGATCCAAAAACAGGCTTATCAACTTCAGATGTTTGCCATTGATGATCCTGTGCTAGAAAAGATTCGGGATATGCTGAATAATTTGGATGTGAATACCCTCACTCCGGTAGAGGCATTGATGAAACTGGACGAAATCCAGCGTTTATTGAAGAACTAA
- a CDS encoding MFS transporter: MQEQASKKGIWKVIGASSLGTLIEWYDFFIFGSLSIVISTKFFPSDNPTAAFLSTLATFAAGFVVRPFGALFFGRLGDLIGRKYTFMVTLMLMGGATFLIGCIPSYESIGFLAPLIVLILRLLQGLALGGEYGGAATYVAEHAPNGERGYWTSWIQTTATFGLFISLVVILLTKLVLTEAQFDHWGWRVPFLLSILMVYVSYLIRKNMDESPEFKKAKAEGKTSTNPLKESFGNKYNLKFVLLALFGAAMGQGVVWYTGQFYSMSFMKTVMFLDSDQADIILGIALLFGTPFFVVFGRLSDKVGRKWVMLTGMLLAVLTYRPIYQAMYQITNSQNKQELVDKRTETIIPVSADNEHEIKALTRYYDDGSHSIENTDTVKGTSKTTVFLAGSNYVKLIALIFIQIIYITLVYGPIAAFLVEIFPVKIRYTSMSLPYHIGNGIFGGLLPAVSTYLATNAKTAADPTFYLEGLWYPIIISAVCFVIGALYINKNMVAKDLN, from the coding sequence ATGCAAGAACAAGCAAGTAAAAAAGGAATTTGGAAAGTGATTGGTGCCTCCTCCTTAGGGACACTGATCGAATGGTATGACTTCTTTATTTTCGGAAGTCTTTCCATTGTTATTTCCACTAAATTCTTCCCCTCGGACAACCCAACCGCAGCCTTCCTGTCAACCTTGGCCACCTTTGCCGCTGGCTTTGTGGTCCGTCCTTTCGGCGCACTATTCTTTGGAAGATTGGGCGACCTGATCGGAAGGAAATATACCTTCATGGTCACCCTGATGCTTATGGGAGGAGCGACCTTCCTCATTGGCTGTATCCCCAGCTATGAAAGCATTGGTTTTCTGGCTCCATTGATTGTCTTGATCCTGAGACTCCTTCAAGGGCTTGCCTTAGGAGGTGAATACGGAGGGGCTGCTACCTATGTGGCCGAGCATGCTCCGAATGGAGAGCGTGGATATTGGACCTCCTGGATACAAACGACGGCTACCTTTGGGCTGTTCATTTCCTTAGTGGTCATCTTACTGACTAAACTTGTTCTGACCGAAGCCCAATTCGACCATTGGGGCTGGCGCGTTCCTTTTCTTCTTTCCATCCTTATGGTCTATGTATCATACCTGATCCGTAAGAACATGGATGAGTCCCCGGAATTCAAGAAAGCAAAAGCCGAAGGGAAGACCTCCACTAATCCACTGAAAGAAAGTTTTGGAAATAAGTACAATCTAAAGTTTGTCCTATTGGCTCTATTTGGCGCAGCAATGGGCCAAGGTGTGGTGTGGTACACCGGACAGTTCTATTCCATGAGCTTTATGAAAACGGTCATGTTCCTCGATTCCGATCAGGCTGATATTATTTTAGGGATTGCCCTGCTCTTTGGCACCCCATTCTTTGTGGTCTTTGGCAGGCTTTCGGATAAGGTCGGTCGAAAATGGGTCATGCTCACCGGTATGTTATTGGCGGTACTGACCTATAGGCCAATTTACCAAGCCATGTACCAGATTACAAACAGTCAAAACAAACAGGAATTGGTTGATAAAAGAACGGAAACCATTATTCCTGTGAGTGCAGATAATGAGCATGAGATCAAAGCGCTGACCCGATATTACGATGATGGATCACACAGCATCGAAAACACCGATACAGTCAAGGGTACCAGCAAGACTACAGTCTTTTTAGCTGGATCCAATTATGTTAAACTGATTGCATTAATCTTTATACAGATCATCTATATCACCTTGGTTTATGGTCCTATTGCGGCATTCTTGGTCGAAATCTTCCCTGTAAAAATCAGGTACACCTCCATGTCCCTACCGTACCATATCGGAAATGGAATCTTCGGCGGACTATTGCCGGCCGTTTCCACTTATTTGGCCACGAACGCCAAAACAGCGGCCGATCCGACTTTTTACTTGGAGGGCTTATGGTACCCCATCATTATTTCGGCGGTCTGTTTTGTCATAGGCGCCCTATACATCAACAAAAACATGGTTGCAAAAGATTTGAATTGA
- a CDS encoding sialate O-acetylesterase, protein MNLKNLFLLSLLAVFAFQQNVLAQLRVPNFFSDHMVLQRGTDINFWGLAPASSEIRIVGTWFQDTVKAKTNGDGQWKTTLPAGKAGGPYEIKIMANQESITLKDILLGDVFLCSGQSNMEWGAAQNLKEIIDEMPTANNPNIRLLHISRNGALTPQDQISNKWATLSAESLQPFSAIGYFIAKEINSQEQVPIGVINSSWGGTAAEVWTPSYLIDNDPFLLQRAKQQSANDWRPHNSGVLWNAMVHPFAGYNITAAFWYQGESNVGTWDGYDKLMKTMINSWRSAWNDDFPFYFVQIAPFQYNNKEPLAAYLREQQTKTATELPNTGMVVITDLVDNIKDIHPIQKKAVAKRLADLALAEVYHKPLKDYKSPIFKSQEIKGNSIEISFSNLEGKLTSKGEITDLFIAGADKQFKAAKGKIKGDKLIVESAEVKNPVAVRFGFTEIAMPNLYNSNGLPVSPFRTDQW, encoded by the coding sequence ATGAACTTAAAAAATCTCTTTTTACTTTCCCTGTTGGCCGTATTCGCTTTTCAGCAAAATGTACTCGCCCAGCTTCGGGTACCAAATTTCTTTTCGGACCATATGGTTTTGCAGCGTGGAACCGATATCAATTTCTGGGGATTGGCGCCTGCCAGTTCGGAAATCCGTATTGTTGGAACATGGTTTCAAGATACCGTAAAAGCAAAGACGAATGGTGATGGGCAATGGAAAACCACCTTGCCAGCAGGAAAAGCTGGAGGACCCTATGAGATCAAGATTATGGCCAACCAAGAGAGCATCACCTTGAAAGATATTCTATTAGGAGATGTCTTCTTGTGTTCAGGACAATCTAATATGGAATGGGGAGCGGCACAGAACCTCAAAGAGATCATCGATGAGATGCCAACTGCCAATAATCCGAACATCAGGTTATTACATATCAGCAGGAACGGCGCCTTGACCCCTCAAGATCAGATTTCCAATAAATGGGCAACCCTAAGTGCAGAGTCCTTACAACCTTTTTCAGCCATTGGTTATTTTATTGCAAAAGAGATCAATTCCCAGGAGCAGGTTCCTATTGGAGTGATCAACTCCAGTTGGGGTGGCACGGCCGCAGAAGTATGGACACCGAGTTATTTAATCGATAACGATCCTTTCCTCTTGCAGCGAGCTAAGCAACAAAGCGCAAATGATTGGCGACCGCACAACAGTGGGGTTCTTTGGAATGCCATGGTACATCCCTTTGCAGGCTATAATATCACGGCTGCATTCTGGTACCAAGGCGAGAGCAATGTAGGAACTTGGGATGGATATGATAAACTGATGAAAACCATGATCAATTCATGGAGATCGGCTTGGAACGATGATTTTCCTTTTTACTTCGTTCAGATTGCACCCTTCCAATATAACAATAAAGAGCCTCTCGCAGCCTATCTAAGAGAACAGCAGACCAAGACCGCAACTGAATTGCCCAACACCGGCATGGTCGTGATTACAGACCTTGTCGACAATATTAAGGACATCCATCCTATCCAGAAAAAGGCAGTTGCCAAACGGTTGGCAGATCTAGCACTTGCAGAGGTTTACCATAAACCCCTGAAAGATTATAAATCACCAATCTTTAAATCGCAGGAAATAAAAGGCAACAGCATTGAAATTAGCTTTAGTAACCTAGAGGGGAAATTAACTTCAAAAGGTGAAATTACTGACTTATTTATTGCAGGAGCAGACAAGCAGTTCAAAGCGGCCAAAGGCAAGATTAAGGGCGACAAGCTGATTGTAGAATCTGCAGAGGTCAAAAATCCAGTAGCGGTACGTTTTGGATTCACGGAGATCGCTATGCCAAATCTGTATAATTCCAATGGATTACCGGTATCCCCGTTTCGAACAGATCAATGGTAA
- the accD gene encoding acetyl-CoA carboxylase, carboxyltransferase subunit beta: MSWFKRNKAGIHTATENKKEAPDGMWNKCPNCKKPLLNVEQVENKYVCHYCDYHIRIGSTAYFSILFDNNEFTELFPNLKAGDPLNFVDTKPYKDRLLDSQAKTGLNDALRSAVGKVNGQDLVVACMDFSFIGGSMGSVVGEKISRSIDYCIEHKLPFMLISKSGGARMMEAAFSLMQMAKTSAKLALLAQAKLPYICLLTDPTTGGVTASYAMLGDINIAEPGALIGFAGPRVIKETIKKDLPKGFQTSEFVLEHGFLDFIVDRRQLKEKVSTFLKMVK, encoded by the coding sequence ATGAGTTGGTTTAAAAGAAACAAAGCAGGTATACATACTGCAACAGAAAACAAAAAAGAGGCACCTGATGGGATGTGGAACAAATGTCCTAACTGTAAAAAACCTCTTTTGAATGTGGAACAAGTTGAAAACAAGTATGTTTGCCATTACTGTGATTACCACATCCGCATTGGATCAACTGCCTATTTCTCCATATTATTCGACAACAACGAATTCACTGAATTATTTCCGAACCTGAAAGCGGGTGACCCATTAAACTTTGTGGACACTAAACCTTACAAAGACAGATTATTGGATAGTCAAGCGAAAACGGGTCTGAACGATGCCTTGAGATCTGCCGTTGGTAAAGTTAACGGGCAAGACCTTGTTGTAGCTTGTATGGATTTCTCCTTTATTGGGGGGTCAATGGGTTCTGTAGTTGGAGAAAAAATCTCTAGATCCATCGATTACTGTATCGAGCATAAATTACCTTTTATGTTGATCTCTAAATCTGGTGGTGCCCGTATGATGGAAGCCGCATTCTCCTTGATGCAAATGGCTAAGACCTCAGCAAAACTAGCCCTTTTAGCTCAAGCTAAATTACCTTACATCTGTTTATTGACTGATCCAACCACTGGTGGGGTAACAGCATCTTATGCCATGTTAGGTGACATCAATATCGCTGAACCAGGTGCATTGATCGGTTTCGCTGGACCTCGTGTCATCAAAGAAACCATCAAAAAAGACCTTCCTAAAGGTTTCCAAACTTCAGAATTCGTTCTGGAACATGGTTTCCTAGACTTCATCGTCGACAGAAGACAATTAAAAGAAAAAGTATCCACTTTCCTTAAAATGGTAAAGTAG
- the dprA gene encoding DNA-processing protein DprA, translating to MNAIEKIALTKIKGIGPKTSRLLLAYCGSLEEIFKCPQKELKLIPGLQKVAIEQLISKAYLKEAEEEYQFMEENDIQLLWFEDENYPARLKHCEDTPLILFQKGNCNLNHAKSISIVGTRNATSYGRRLTEELVHDLKELGVLVVSGLAYGIDIMAHRSAMHEGLETAAVLAHGLDRIYPFEHREIAEEISRHGCLLSEYPSGTTAEKTHFPMRNRIVAGLSDVTVVMEAANKGGALITADIANSYNRDVCAFPGSVDLYYSAGCNELIRSHKAHLIRNAKDLLNLMQWDEPESKNKKNVQLPLIFELTKQEQRVFDYLKDCKESHIDDIAAYCEFPQSKLAMILLEMEMNGIIQTLPGKRYKLP from the coding sequence ATGAATGCAATAGAAAAAATTGCCTTAACCAAGATCAAAGGTATAGGCCCGAAAACAAGCCGTTTGTTACTCGCCTACTGTGGAAGCTTGGAAGAAATATTCAAATGCCCCCAAAAAGAACTTAAACTTATTCCTGGCTTACAAAAAGTCGCAATCGAACAATTGATTTCCAAAGCCTATCTGAAAGAAGCTGAGGAAGAATATCAATTTATGGAAGAGAACGATATACAGCTCCTATGGTTTGAAGATGAGAACTATCCCGCTCGGCTCAAGCATTGTGAAGATACTCCGTTGATCCTCTTCCAAAAGGGCAATTGCAACCTGAACCATGCTAAATCCATCAGTATCGTAGGCACCAGAAATGCGACCTCCTATGGCAGAAGGTTAACCGAAGAACTGGTCCATGATCTTAAGGAATTAGGAGTCTTGGTGGTTAGTGGCTTGGCATACGGCATCGATATTATGGCCCATCGGTCTGCAATGCACGAAGGCTTGGAGACTGCCGCTGTCCTGGCACATGGTCTGGATAGAATATACCCTTTTGAACACCGTGAAATAGCCGAAGAGATCAGCAGGCATGGTTGCCTCTTAAGCGAGTACCCTTCTGGAACCACTGCTGAAAAGACACACTTCCCGATGCGGAACCGTATTGTTGCAGGCCTATCCGATGTGACAGTCGTCATGGAGGCGGCCAATAAAGGAGGCGCACTGATCACCGCGGATATCGCCAATAGCTATAATCGGGATGTATGTGCCTTTCCAGGCTCGGTCGACCTCTACTATTCGGCAGGCTGCAATGAACTCATCCGATCCCATAAAGCGCACCTGATCCGAAATGCCAAGGACCTGCTCAACCTGATGCAATGGGATGAACCCGAAAGCAAGAACAAAAAAAATGTACAGCTCCCGTTAATTTTTGAATTAACTAAACAAGAACAACGAGTTTTTGACTATCTTAAAGACTGCAAAGAGTCTCATATTGATGATATTGCCGCTTACTGCGAATTTCCGCAGAGCAAACTAGCTATGATCCTCCTGGAGATGGAAATGAATGGAATCATTCAGACCTTACCAGGAAAACGTTATAAACTACCTTAA
- a CDS encoding metallophosphoesterase: MKIGLLSDTHGYLDDAVLKHFEKCDEIWHAGDFGSMEVIEKLEAFKPLRGVYGNIDDKDIRLKFPEHLRFHCEQVDVWMTHIGGYPGKYSPLVKPEILNNPPKLFITGHSHILKVQFDPKLQLLHLNPGAAGKQGWHQIRTAMRFEINGDKIENLEVIELGSRAL, encoded by the coding sequence ATGAAAATCGGACTTCTTTCGGATACCCACGGATACCTAGATGATGCGGTCTTAAAACATTTTGAAAAATGTGATGAAATCTGGCATGCCGGTGATTTTGGCTCCATGGAGGTCATCGAGAAATTGGAAGCCTTTAAGCCTCTTCGGGGAGTTTATGGAAATATCGATGATAAAGATATCCGTTTGAAATTCCCTGAACACCTCAGGTTCCATTGTGAACAGGTCGATGTTTGGATGACCCATATTGGTGGCTACCCAGGAAAATATAGCCCACTGGTCAAACCTGAAATCTTGAACAATCCCCCGAAGCTGTTTATTACAGGGCATTCCCATATCCTGAAGGTACAGTTTGATCCGAAGCTACAGTTGCTCCACCTCAATCCCGGTGCTGCCGGTAAACAAGGTTGGCATCAGATAAGGACCGCAATGCGTTTTGAAATTAATGGAGATAAAATTGAAAATTTGGAAGTTATAGAATTAGGAAGCAGAGCCTTATAG